From the genome of Hymenobacter cellulosilyticus, one region includes:
- the paaI gene encoding hydroxyphenylacetyl-CoA thioesterase PaaI: MSQPLAASTELAEAVKERMLQNDAFSKLLGLEVDEVGPGYCRLHFTVRPDMLNGFAALHGGVTFSAADSAFAFACNSHGRQSVGLTVTIDYLEAGKLGDVITVEAREEGLKHKVGVYNIRLTNQHGTLLALFKGTAYRTSNQILDSE, from the coding sequence ATGAGTCAGCCCTTAGCCGCTAGCACCGAACTGGCCGAAGCCGTGAAGGAGCGTATGCTCCAAAACGATGCTTTCAGCAAGCTGCTCGGCTTGGAAGTAGACGAAGTAGGGCCCGGCTACTGCCGCCTGCACTTCACCGTGCGCCCCGACATGCTCAACGGCTTTGCGGCCCTGCACGGCGGCGTCACGTTTTCGGCGGCTGATTCGGCGTTTGCCTTCGCCTGCAACAGCCACGGCCGCCAGAGCGTGGGCCTTACCGTCACCATCGACTATCTCGAAGCTGGCAAGCTCGGCGACGTTATTACCGTGGAAGCCCGGGAAGAAGGCCTCAAGCACAAAGTCGGCGTCTATAACATTCGCCTAACCAACCAGCACGGTACGCTGCTGGCCTTGTTCAAAGGCACAGCCTACCGCACCAGCAACCAGATTTTAGACAGCGAATAA
- a CDS encoding 3-hydroxyacyl-CoA dehydrogenase NAD-binding domain-containing protein, with product MIIGIIGSGAMGAGIAQVVATAGHMVRLLDQNRQALDRAGNSIQGSLDKLTEKGKLTAETSADIFSRLHLTQDIDAFNDCELVLEAIVEDLAVKQQLFREVEMLVPDTCILASNTSSLSIASIAAACQKPERFIGIHFFNPAPVMQLVEVIPAVQTREGLAEEVRDLVQSWGKLPVLTKDTPGFIVNRVARPFYGEAIRILEEGIADMSTIDWALTELGGFRMGPFTLMDFIGHDVNYRVTESVFTAFFFDPRFKPSFTQKRLFEAGYYGRKSGRGFYNYAEGAVQPEPNRDETLGRSIVNRVLAMLINEAVDALAFNVASKEDLELAMTKGVNYPKGLLAWADELGLENVLKTLDELYAEYHEDRYRASALLRRMVRQNQTFFQHESALSR from the coding sequence ATGATCATCGGAATTATCGGCAGCGGCGCCATGGGCGCGGGAATTGCGCAGGTGGTAGCCACCGCCGGCCACATGGTGCGCCTGCTCGACCAGAACCGCCAGGCCCTCGACCGCGCCGGTAACTCGATTCAAGGCAGCCTGGATAAACTGACCGAAAAGGGCAAGTTGACCGCCGAAACTTCCGCCGACATCTTCAGCCGCCTGCACCTGACCCAAGACATTGACGCCTTCAACGACTGCGAATTGGTGCTCGAAGCCATTGTGGAAGACCTGGCCGTAAAGCAGCAGCTGTTCCGGGAAGTGGAAATGCTGGTACCCGACACCTGTATCCTGGCTTCTAACACGTCTTCCCTGTCCATTGCCTCCATTGCCGCTGCCTGCCAGAAGCCCGAGCGGTTTATCGGCATCCACTTCTTCAACCCCGCCCCAGTTATGCAGTTGGTGGAAGTCATTCCGGCCGTGCAAACCCGTGAAGGATTAGCCGAAGAAGTGCGGGATTTGGTACAAAGCTGGGGCAAGCTGCCGGTGTTGACCAAGGACACGCCGGGCTTTATCGTCAACCGCGTGGCCCGGCCCTTCTACGGCGAGGCTATCCGCATTCTGGAGGAAGGTATTGCCGACATGTCTACTATCGACTGGGCTCTGACTGAGCTGGGTGGCTTCCGCATGGGCCCGTTTACCCTCATGGATTTCATCGGCCACGACGTGAATTACCGCGTCACGGAGTCGGTGTTCACCGCCTTTTTCTTCGACCCGCGCTTCAAGCCGTCTTTCACCCAGAAGCGTCTGTTCGAGGCCGGCTACTACGGTCGCAAGTCAGGCCGGGGCTTCTACAATTACGCCGAAGGTGCCGTGCAGCCCGAGCCTAACCGCGACGAAACCCTGGGCCGCAGCATCGTAAACCGGGTGCTGGCCATGCTTATCAACGAGGCCGTGGACGCGCTGGCCTTTAACGTCGCTTCCAAAGAAGACCTGGAGCTGGCCATGACCAAGGGTGTAAATTACCCCAAAGGTCTGCTCGCCTGGGCCGATGAACTAGGCTTAGAAAACGTGCTCAAAACGCTCGACGAGCTCTACGCCGAATACCACGAGGACCGGTACCGCGCCAGCGCTTTGCTGCGCCGCATGGTGCGCCAGAACCAGACGTTTTTCCAGCATGAGTCAGCCCTTAGCCGCTAG
- the paaD gene encoding 1,2-phenylacetyl-CoA epoxidase subunit PaaD, whose product MVSTAPTEERIWQLLEEVSDPEVPVLSILDLGIVRGVQVQGQQVTVSITPTYSGCPAMNTIATEIRLRLLAEGITQVTIHNQLSPAWTTDWMSQAGREKLEAYGIAPPVDGTATGHMLNLFGKDTAVRCPLCKSEHTHLISQFGSTACKAHYQCDDCHEPFDYFKCHA is encoded by the coding sequence ATGGTAAGCACCGCGCCCACCGAGGAACGCATCTGGCAGCTGCTGGAAGAAGTGTCGGACCCCGAGGTGCCCGTGCTCAGCATTCTGGACCTGGGCATCGTGCGCGGCGTGCAGGTGCAAGGCCAGCAGGTCACGGTCAGCATCACGCCGACGTACTCCGGCTGCCCGGCCATGAACACCATTGCCACCGAAATTCGGCTGCGGCTGCTGGCTGAGGGCATCACCCAGGTGACTATTCACAACCAGCTCAGCCCCGCCTGGACCACCGACTGGATGAGCCAGGCCGGTCGCGAAAAGCTCGAAGCCTACGGCATAGCTCCGCCCGTGGATGGCACCGCCACCGGCCACATGCTCAACCTCTTTGGCAAAGACACGGCCGTGCGCTGCCCGCTCTGCAAGTCTGAGCACACCCACCTCATCAGCCAGTTCGGCTCTACGGCCTGCAAAGCCCACTACCAGTGCGACGACTGCCACGAGCCCTTTGATTACTTCAAATGCCACGCTTAA
- the paaC gene encoding 1,2-phenylacetyl-CoA epoxidase subunit PaaC: protein MQVAPSETAALNSYSPELRQQLFQYVLQLADTSLILGHRLSEWCGHGPVLEQDLAMANIALDLLGETRSLYQYAAELGGQGRTEDDLAFLRLAVEYKNPLLVEQPNGDFGDTVTRQFLFDNFHYHFLRELKNSPDERLAAIAEKAVKEAAYHLKWSSEWMIRLGDGTEESRKRLEKALDTLWRYSGELTKATTTEQALQAAGIIPDYAALLPAMEAHLEHVFQEATVPVPQGVFMMTGGKEGRHTEHLGYILAELQYMQRTYPGLQW, encoded by the coding sequence ATGCAAGTTGCCCCTTCCGAAACCGCCGCCCTGAACTCGTACTCGCCCGAACTGCGGCAGCAGCTGTTTCAGTACGTGCTGCAGCTGGCCGATACCAGCCTGATTTTGGGCCACCGCCTCTCGGAATGGTGCGGGCACGGCCCTGTGCTGGAGCAGGATCTGGCCATGGCCAACATTGCCCTCGACCTGCTGGGCGAAACCCGCAGCCTCTACCAGTACGCCGCCGAACTGGGAGGCCAGGGCCGAACCGAGGACGATTTGGCCTTTCTGCGCCTAGCTGTGGAGTACAAAAACCCGCTGCTGGTGGAGCAGCCCAATGGCGACTTCGGCGACACCGTCACCCGACAGTTCCTGTTCGACAACTTCCACTACCACTTCCTGCGGGAGCTGAAAAACAGCCCCGATGAGCGCCTGGCCGCCATTGCCGAAAAGGCCGTGAAAGAAGCCGCCTACCACCTGAAGTGGAGTTCGGAGTGGATGATTCGCCTGGGCGACGGTACGGAGGAAAGCCGCAAGCGCCTCGAAAAAGCACTGGATACCCTCTGGCGCTACTCGGGCGAGCTGACCAAGGCCACCACCACCGAGCAGGCATTGCAGGCCGCCGGCATCATTCCCGATTACGCCGCCCTGCTGCCCGCCATGGAAGCCCACCTGGAGCACGTGTTCCAGGAAGCCACCGTGCCCGTGCCCCAGGGCGTGTTCATGATGACCGGCGGCAAGGAAGGCCGCCACACCGAGCACCTGGGCTATATTCTAGCCGAGCTGCAGTACATGCAACGCACCTACCCCGGCCTGCAATGGTAA
- the paaB gene encoding 1,2-phenylacetyl-CoA epoxidase subunit PaaB, translating to MNQSEWPLWEVFIRSKQGLDHKHVGSLHAADATMAIQNARDVYTRRLEGISIWVVESKHVHASNPDDAEAFYDPANDKVYRHPTFYQVPDSIKHM from the coding sequence ATGAACCAATCCGAATGGCCGCTGTGGGAAGTTTTCATCCGCAGCAAGCAGGGCCTCGACCATAAGCACGTGGGCAGCCTACACGCCGCCGACGCTACCATGGCCATCCAGAACGCCCGCGACGTGTACACCCGCCGCCTCGAAGGCATCAGCATCTGGGTCGTGGAAAGCAAGCACGTGCACGCCTCCAACCCCGACGACGCCGAGGCCTTCTACGACCCGGCCAACGACAAAGTGTACCGGCACCCGACCTTCTACCAGGTCCCGGACTCCATCAAGCACATGTAA
- the paaA gene encoding 1,2-phenylacetyl-CoA epoxidase subunit PaaA, whose protein sequence is METVEINLEEQFQARIDADVRIEPKDWMPDAYRKTLIRQISQHAHSELVGMLPEGNWITRAPSLKRKSILLSKVQDEAGHGLYLYSAAETLGASRDQMLADLHSGKAKYSSIFNYPTLSWADMGTVGWLVDGAAILNQVPLCRTSYGPYARAMVRVCKEESFHQRQGFEIMQTLCEGAPEQKAMAQEALNRWWWPTLMMFGPKDADSPNTEQSMKWRIKRFTNDELRQKFVDMMVPQAEFLGLTVPDPELKWNETKKGYDFGDVNWEEFWNVVKGNGMCNKDRLGARVKAHEEGAWVREAALAHAKKRAERAATQAA, encoded by the coding sequence ATGGAAACGGTAGAAATCAACCTCGAAGAGCAGTTTCAGGCCCGCATTGACGCGGACGTTCGTATTGAGCCCAAGGACTGGATGCCCGATGCGTACCGCAAGACGCTGATCCGGCAAATTTCCCAGCACGCGCACTCCGAGCTGGTCGGCATGCTGCCGGAAGGCAACTGGATTACCCGCGCCCCTTCGCTGAAGCGCAAGTCCATTCTGCTGAGCAAAGTGCAGGACGAAGCAGGCCACGGCCTCTACCTCTACTCGGCCGCCGAAACCCTGGGCGCCTCCCGCGACCAGATGCTGGCTGACCTGCACTCGGGTAAAGCCAAGTATTCCAGCATTTTCAACTACCCCACCCTCTCCTGGGCCGATATGGGCACCGTGGGCTGGCTCGTAGATGGTGCCGCCATTCTAAACCAGGTGCCGCTGTGCCGCACGTCGTATGGCCCCTACGCCCGCGCCATGGTGCGCGTATGCAAGGAAGAAAGCTTCCACCAGCGCCAGGGCTTCGAAATCATGCAGACCCTGTGCGAAGGCGCGCCCGAGCAGAAGGCCATGGCCCAGGAAGCCCTAAACCGCTGGTGGTGGCCCACGCTGATGATGTTCGGCCCCAAAGACGCTGACTCGCCCAACACCGAGCAAAGCATGAAGTGGCGCATTAAGCGCTTCACCAACGACGAGCTGCGTCAGAAATTTGTGGACATGATGGTGCCCCAGGCTGAGTTCCTGGGCCTCACCGTGCCCGACCCCGAGCTGAAGTGGAATGAAACCAAGAAAGGCTACGACTTCGGCGACGTGAACTGGGAGGAATTCTGGAACGTGGTGAAAGGCAACGGCATGTGCAACAAGGACCGCCTCGGGGCCCGGGTAAAAGCCCACGAGGAAGGCGCCTGGGTGCGCGAAGCCGCCCTGGCTCACGCCAAGAAACGCGCCGAGCGCGCCGCAACCCAAGCCGCGTAG
- the paaE gene encoding 1,2-phenylacetyl-CoA epoxidase subunit PaaE, translating into MSRFHKVRIKRIEKETPDSVVVSLDVPEDLRDTFRFTQGQYLTFRREHNGEELRRSYSICSSPLENEWQVAIKKVPEGRFSSSAVDTFKVGEELDVMPPAGHFYTELHPEQAKHYVMFAAGSGITPVFSIIKTVLLTEPQSRVTLIYGNRGRNSIIFKEGIEALKNKFLKRLSVYHILSREQGDTDLLFGRIDQPKTELFLQKILPAAQIDECFICGPEEMILGVKAALTSAGVAPEKIHFEMFGTAGGGKTQAGPAKVRPAGEDDKHSQVTVQLDGNTRILEMSYYGNTILDALLETGVDAPYSCKNGMCSTCRCRVVEGQVEMDVNYSLSDTEVAKGYVLSCQARPTSEKVKVDFDQ; encoded by the coding sequence ATGAGTCGATTTCATAAAGTCCGCATCAAGCGCATCGAAAAGGAAACGCCCGACAGCGTGGTGGTATCGTTGGACGTGCCCGAGGACCTGCGCGACACCTTCCGCTTCACCCAGGGCCAGTACCTGACCTTCCGGCGGGAGCACAACGGCGAAGAGCTGCGCCGCTCCTACTCGATTTGTAGCAGTCCGCTGGAAAACGAGTGGCAGGTGGCCATTAAGAAAGTGCCCGAAGGCCGGTTTTCCTCCTCGGCCGTGGATACGTTCAAGGTCGGCGAAGAGCTGGACGTAATGCCGCCCGCCGGCCACTTCTATACCGAGCTCCACCCCGAGCAAGCCAAGCACTACGTCATGTTTGCCGCCGGCAGCGGCATTACGCCCGTCTTCAGCATCATCAAAACCGTGCTGCTGACCGAGCCCCAGAGCCGCGTCACGCTCATTTACGGCAACCGGGGCCGCAACTCCATCATCTTCAAGGAAGGCATTGAGGCGCTTAAGAACAAGTTCCTCAAGCGCCTGAGCGTGTACCACATCCTGAGCCGGGAACAGGGCGACACTGACCTGCTCTTCGGCCGCATCGACCAGCCCAAAACCGAGCTGTTCCTGCAGAAAATCCTGCCTGCCGCCCAGATTGACGAGTGCTTTATCTGCGGCCCCGAGGAAATGATTCTGGGCGTAAAAGCCGCCCTAACCAGCGCCGGCGTGGCCCCCGAGAAGATTCACTTCGAAATGTTCGGCACCGCGGGCGGCGGCAAAACCCAGGCCGGCCCGGCCAAAGTGCGCCCCGCCGGTGAAGACGACAAGCACAGCCAGGTCACCGTGCAGCTCGACGGTAACACCCGCATCCTGGAAATGTCGTACTACGGCAACACCATCCTCGACGCCCTGCTCGAAACCGGCGTGGACGCACCCTACTCCTGCAAAAACGGCATGTGCAGCACCTGCCGCTGCCGGGTGGTGGAAGGCCAGGTGGAAATGGACGTCAACTACTCCCTCTCCGACACCGAAGTAGCTAAAGGTTACGTCCTTTCCTGCCAGGCCCGCCCTACCTCGGAAAAAGTCAAGGTGGATTTCGATCAGTAG
- a CDS encoding TetR/AcrR family transcriptional regulator, whose protein sequence is MAKKVKTNKRQVILEEAAKLFKAKGFSGTSMRDLGSQVGMEAASMYNHISSKDDILESICFHVSNTYISQLREIEQLPVSYVDKLKALIQLHVRLMIEDGAAVSVANNDWKYLSDDKLQQFKEARKAYEKGFAELIEQGIAAGEFQPMNVSVALFTILSAVRWVELWYRPGRGISAEELEENIMTILLNGLAK, encoded by the coding sequence ATGGCTAAAAAAGTTAAAACCAACAAACGGCAGGTAATTCTGGAAGAAGCCGCCAAGCTCTTCAAAGCCAAGGGCTTTAGCGGTACCTCCATGCGCGACCTGGGCTCCCAGGTGGGCATGGAAGCGGCCAGCATGTATAACCACATCAGCTCCAAGGACGATATTCTGGAAAGCATCTGCTTTCACGTTTCAAACACCTATATCTCCCAGCTGCGAGAGATTGAGCAGCTGCCGGTGTCTTACGTCGACAAGCTCAAGGCCCTGATTCAGCTCCATGTGCGGCTGATGATTGAGGACGGAGCGGCCGTATCCGTGGCCAACAACGACTGGAAGTACCTCAGCGACGACAAGCTGCAGCAATTCAAGGAAGCCCGCAAAGCTTACGAAAAAGGTTTTGCCGAGCTCATTGAGCAAGGTATAGCCGCCGGCGAGTTTCAGCCCATGAACGTGTCGGTGGCCTTGTTCACGATTCTCTCGGCTGTGCGCTGGGTGGAGCTCTGGTACCGTCCCGGTCGGGGCATTTCGGCCGAGGAGCTGGAAGAAAACATCATGACCATCCTGCTCAACGGCTTGGCCAAATAA
- a CDS encoding phenylacetate--CoA ligase family protein → MLFQPEIERMPLAQLRELQNARLRQQVEYVYHRVPFYKAKLEALGIHPSSFKGLADITKLGFTRKTDFRDNYPFGLFAVPQPEVARLHCSSGTTGKATVVGYTAEDLSIFAEVVARSLAAAGCRPGMKLQNAYGYGLFTGGLGIHYGAEKLGLTVIPVSGGGTDRQLQLLQDFQPEILCATPSYAQVLAEEMQRRGIPLDALNLQYAALGAEPWTETIRQQVETGLRVQATNIYGLSEIMGPGVSQEDVTERGTGSYIWEDHFFPEVVDKDTGEPVAEGELGVLVFTTLTKKAMPILRYWTNDITNIYYGESRSRTHVKMGPIRGRADDMLIIRGVNFFPTQVEAILQELEHVSPFYQVVASRCGSLDEVAVSVEISPELMRSLELSTVSTAALEQHECLRTLQGSLAKKIKDNIGLSMQVQLLGFGELPRSEGGKLSKVRDLRNLA, encoded by the coding sequence GCCTTTCTACAAGGCGAAGCTGGAGGCCTTGGGCATCCACCCGTCTTCCTTTAAAGGCCTAGCGGATATCACTAAGCTGGGCTTTACCCGCAAAACCGACTTTCGCGACAATTACCCCTTCGGTCTGTTTGCCGTGCCCCAGCCCGAAGTGGCCCGCCTGCACTGCTCCAGCGGTACTACCGGCAAGGCCACGGTGGTAGGCTACACCGCCGAAGACCTGAGCATTTTTGCCGAGGTAGTGGCCCGCTCCCTGGCCGCGGCGGGTTGCCGGCCGGGCATGAAGCTGCAGAATGCCTACGGCTACGGCCTGTTTACGGGCGGCCTGGGCATTCACTACGGGGCCGAAAAGCTGGGCCTCACCGTAATTCCCGTGTCGGGCGGCGGCACCGACCGACAGCTGCAGTTGCTGCAAGACTTCCAACCCGAAATTCTGTGCGCCACGCCTTCCTACGCCCAGGTATTGGCCGAGGAAATGCAGCGCCGCGGCATTCCGCTCGACGCCCTCAACCTGCAATATGCCGCCCTCGGGGCCGAGCCCTGGACGGAAACCATCCGCCAACAGGTCGAAACCGGCCTGCGGGTGCAGGCTACGAACATTTATGGCCTGAGCGAAATCATGGGGCCGGGCGTGTCGCAGGAGGACGTGACGGAGCGGGGCACGGGCAGCTACATCTGGGAAGACCATTTCTTTCCCGAGGTTGTCGACAAGGATACCGGGGAGCCGGTGGCCGAGGGCGAGTTGGGCGTGCTGGTGTTTACGACGCTCACTAAGAAGGCCATGCCCATTCTGCGCTACTGGACCAACGACATTACCAATATCTACTACGGCGAGTCGCGGAGCCGCACCCACGTGAAAATGGGTCCCATTCGCGGCCGGGCCGACGATATGCTCATTATCCGCGGCGTCAACTTCTTTCCCACCCAGGTCGAGGCTATTCTGCAGGAACTGGAGCACGTGAGTCCGTTTTACCAGGTGGTGGCCTCCCGCTGCGGCAGCCTGGATGAGGTGGCCGTTAGCGTGGAAATCAGCCCAGAGCTTATGCGCAGCCTGGAGCTGAGTACGGTAAGTACGGCGGCTCTGGAGCAGCATGAGTGCCTGCGGACGCTGCAAGGCTCTCTGGCTAAGAAAATCAAGGACAACATTGGCCTCAGTATGCAAGTACAGCTGCTGGGCTTCGGGGAGCTGCCGCGCAGTGAGGGCGGCAAGCTCAGCAAGGTGCGGGACCTGCGCAATCTGGCCTAA